TTCAGCTCGGTCTGAAGGAACTCCGGGGGCTGGTGCGGGACCCGCTGATGCTGGCGCTGATTCTCTATACCTTCACGCTCGGCGTCTACGTCGCGGCGACGGCCGCCCCGGACTCCATCTCGAATGCGGCTCTGGCCGTGGTCGATGAGGACGATTCGCAGCTCTCCCGGCGCATCACCGACGCCTTTTTCCCGCCGATGTTCCTGCCGGCAGCGCGAATCGACCGCTCCGAGATCGATCCGGAAATGGACAACGGCAAATACACGTTCGTGCTGGTCATCCCCTACGATTTCCAGAAGGACGTCCTTGCCGGCAACCGGCCGGAGATCCAGCTCAACATCGACGCCACGCGCATGTCGCAGGCGTTCACCGGCGGCGGCTACATCCAGGAGATCATCATGAACGAAGTCGGTTCGTTCGTGAACCGGAACGATCCCTCCGCTCCGCAGCCGGTCGAGATCGTGACGCGCAACCGCTTCAATCCGAACCTGACCCAGGCGTGGTTCGGGTCGGTGATGGAACTCATCAACAACATCACCATGCTCGCCATCATCCTGACCGGCGCGGCCCTGATCCGCGAACGGGAGCACGGGACGCTGGAACACCTCCTGGTGATGCCGGTGACCGCCTTCGAAATCATGGCCTCCAAGGTGTGGTCGATGGCGCTGGTGGTCATGGCCGCTGCCGGCTGCTCGCTGATCTTCGTCATTCACGGAATGCTTCAGGTTCCGGTGGAGGGCTCCGTTCCGCTCTTCATGCTGGGCGTGGCGCTGCACCTTTTCGCGGTGACTTCCCTCGGAATTTTTCTGGCGACCGTCGCTCAGAACATGCCCCAGCTCGGCATGCTGCTGATTCTGGTGCTGATGCCCATGCAGATGCTTTCCGGGGGCATGACGCCCCGCGAGAGCATGCCGGAAGGAGTCCGCTGGGTCATGCAGCTGGCGCCGACCACGCACTTCGTGGAGTTCAGCCAGGCGATCCTCTACCGCGGGGCCGGTTTCGATGTGGTGTGGAAACCGTTCCTGCTGCTGGCCGTGATCGGCTCGGCGCTGTTCGTGATCTCCTGGATCCGCTTCCGCCGGACGGTTGCGTGAAGAACGCCGCGGTTTTCATTTGATTTTCCGCTTCCGAAGCACTATGTTGAAAAAAACATTCAGTCAAGGAGGCGCCATGTTTCACAAATTCGTTTTCGCCCTGCTGCTGTGCATGGTTTTCGCAACCGGGCTCTCTGCCGGAGCCCGGCCGCTTTTCGGGACGCCGCTGGCGGATGACCCGCTTCAGGCTCGCATCTACCGGCTGGACAACGGTCTCACCGTCGCTTTTTCGGTCAACCGGGAGACGCCGAACATCCGGGGCTGCATCGCCTTCCGGGTCGGTTCCGGCGACGACCCGGCCGACAAGACCGGGCTCGCTCACTACCTGGAACACCTGCTCTTCAAAGGGT
This Victivallis lenta DNA region includes the following protein-coding sequences:
- a CDS encoding ABC transporter permease; translated protein: MKQQEKTRRAAVRQKIKNIFQLGLKELRGLVRDPLMLALILYTFTLGVYVAATAAPDSISNAALAVVDEDDSQLSRRITDAFFPPMFLPAARIDRSEIDPEMDNGKYTFVLVIPYDFQKDVLAGNRPEIQLNIDATRMSQAFTGGGYIQEIIMNEVGSFVNRNDPSAPQPVEIVTRNRFNPNLTQAWFGSVMELINNITMLAIILTGAALIREREHGTLEHLLVMPVTAFEIMASKVWSMALVVMAAAGCSLIFVIHGMLQVPVEGSVPLFMLGVALHLFAVTSLGIFLATVAQNMPQLGMLLILVLMPMQMLSGGMTPRESMPEGVRWVMQLAPTTHFVEFSQAILYRGAGFDVVWKPFLLLAVIGSALFVISWIRFRRTVA